The sequence AATGAAAGTATCACTCAGACGCAACGATTGTAAATCAAAATGATCAAAGCGGCTGGTATATTCTTTAATTGCTGCGTCACCACGGGCTTTGACATCAGCCAAAATTGCGCCCACTGTCCCACTCACATCAATTGTAGCTTCCCGGCGATCGCTCACCAGCGCTTTGAATTTTGCGGTAAAGTCTTTGTCGGTTGTTTGAAGTAGTTGCATGGACAGTTTTTTGGCTGATGTAAGGTGATTTACCTACTTTGTGGCAGAGTTGGAGTAGGTTGATAAACAGAGTGCGATCGCAGTTGACCAATCACTGTTATTGTACCAAGAGTTAAGGCAGCAGTTACGAGAGCGATCGCTACCGATTTATTCTGCCAAAAACTGAGCTTTCCTTGTTTATATGCTGTGTTGGTTATATTTACTTCCCGTCTAGCTTCCTCCAAAATTGATTGGAGAGCATTTATCTGCTCATCTTCTAGTTGGGAAAATTTATCTTGTCTAAAAGCATTTTCTAAAATTTTTACCTTTTCTTCTGAAGATACTTGAGTAAGTTCTCTCTTCACAATTTCATAGGGATTGCTTTGTTTTACTGGTTGTGGTGATGGTGTTGGAATAATTGGTGGTTTAACTGGATTATCTTGTTGAATCTCTTTTTTTGTAAAGCTATATGAAGTATTTTGACGTGTAGGTGTTTGCGATTGCGTTTGAGGTTTTGCAGGTTGAGTTGGTATGCGTTGGTTATTACCTATTTGATTTGATTTCAATGACCATTTATAGTCAGTGTCTTGAACTACTTGCTGCTTTAGCGAAGAATATAAGTAATGATTTACTTCGCGTCTTTCAACTCCCAGCATATCAGCAATTTTTGCTGCTCTCAAAGGAGTACCGCGCTTCAATATTTCTAAGATTTTAGATTCTAGTTTATCCATGTCAGTTGCCAACTTTAACTAACTAAACTAAATTCAGATAGTGCTTTCATAAAGGCTGTCAATAATTTTTAGCATTGTTTTGTCACCTAAGCCTTTAATACGATCTACTGCATTACTAAAAGATTTGAAATCACCGTTTTTACGTTCATTGACAATTGATTCTATTATTTTTTGATTAACATTTACTCTTCTTAACTTAGAAGTAAGTTCGGGTAAGCTCAAGTTATTAAGCGCATTTAATGGCTCAATTGGCTTGGGAATCCGATTCTCAATTTCCTTCAGTCTTTCATTAATATTATTTATTTCCTGCCTAAACTCTTTCCGTAGTTCAATAGTGCGGTTATCAAAATGTGATTCGATGTTGTTCATACGAGATTCTGTATTAGTGACCCGTAATTCCATGTTTGTGGATGTATATTCTTTAGAATCTGATAGAGAAGCTATATTATTGGAAATAATACTTTTTGATTTTCTGAATAATTCAACTTGTTTCGTTAAAACTTCTTCATTTTCATCCTCAATAATAAATACTCCAATCATTTCGCCTTTACGGGGGTCTATTTCTCTAGCTCTAGCAGCCGCATGATATTCAAAGTCCCCATCTACTATCTCATATGATTGCAGACTTGTTCTACGAACTACTATCGGGTTAATAACACCTTCAGATTCTAAAATCAGATTAGCACCTTGTTCTAATTGATTATCCGCGAAACTTGAACGAGGTGTGATGGATGTAATTTTCTTGACAGCAACAAGTGATGTAGATAATTTCATTAATTTAACCCTATCTTTTGTAATACTTCTATTGCTAGTAATTCAAATTCTTGTGCTGATGTTGAACTAGGTTTAAAATCTAGTACAGATATTGGATCAGCTATTTCTATATCTCCAATTATCTGAACTTTTTCAGCGCACTTTGCCAAATCTTCTCTTTCATAAATCACAGCATCCATAACATTGATGCCATACCGACTAGAAATCTTTTCTATGCGATTTTTTAAAGTAGATTGCACAAACCTAGCATTGGTTGATATTTTGCTAGCTAAAATTCCTATAATTTCAATTGGCGGTTTTCTGATTTGTTTTCTAAATCCATTAATACTTTTTATAAATTCTTTAACATTCGTTAATCCTTGGTTGGCGAATGGTTTCAGATCCGATGGAATAATGAGATAGTCTGTTGTTATCAAGGCAATTTTGGCATACAAATTTAAAGAAGGTGGTGTATCAATCAGTACAATATCATACTGGTCTTTTACTGCTTCTAATTTTTGAATCAGTATTAGTCTGCTATAATCAAGCTCATTCAGTTCCTTTTCATTCTTTATCAAATTAATGTGTCCAGGAACTACATAAATTTCAGGATTACTAAAATTAGATTTTCTAGCTACTTCCGAAATAGGATAAAAGTCTTCTGAATTCAACACGTGATAAATATTAGAGTCTTTTATATCATCAAACTCTTCGTCATCAAATTT is a genomic window of Fortiea contorta PCC 7126 containing:
- a CDS encoding ParB N-terminal domain-containing protein, which codes for MKLSTSLVAVKKITSITPRSSFADNQLEQGANLILESEGVINPIVVRRTSLQSYEIVDGDFEYHAAARAREIDPRKGEMIGVFIIEDENEEVLTKQVELFRKSKSIISNNIASLSDSKEYTSTNMELRVTNTESRMNNIESHFDNRTIELRKEFRQEINNINERLKEIENRIPKPIEPLNALNNLSLPELTSKLRRVNVNQKIIESIVNERKNGDFKSFSNAVDRIKGLGDKTMLKIIDSLYESTI
- a CDS encoding AAA family ATPase yields the protein MLSPFKPELCRNESEVESKLIVQYLLPQLGYTPDTWHQEVAVGSIRLDFLAFAAQVVPFVLDANSPLSIVMEAKHPKQNLNNHVSRLRHYLISLNLRYGLLTNGKEVRIYEKFQYDIKLAFQCSGNDVETKLEEIKGLIGRESLNHRQSINNLHPQISEENQPNNSETKRQNSMKIVAIYHNKGGVGKTTTVVNLAAALRKKGKRVLVIDLDSQANTTFATGLIKFDDEEFDDIKDSNIYHVLNSEDFYPISEVARKSNFSNPEIYVVPGHINLIKNEKELNELDYSRLILIQKLEAVKDQYDIVLIDTPPSLNLYAKIALITTDYLIIPSDLKPFANQGLTNVKEFIKSINGFRKQIRKPPIEIIGILASKISTNARFVQSTLKNRIEKISSRYGINVMDAVIYEREDLAKCAEKVQIIGDIEIADPISVLDFKPSSTSAQEFELLAIEVLQKIGLN